The proteins below are encoded in one region of Alosa sapidissima isolate fAloSap1 chromosome 24, fAloSap1.pri, whole genome shotgun sequence:
- the LOC121700437 gene encoding sodium-dependent neutral amino acid transporter B(0)AT2-like isoform X1, with product MEKAPLPGDERDTGEAQQRAVVDVAGVDGTEAVVARDGWDSKLEYVLAQVGFSVGLGNVWRFPYLCHQNGGGAFLLLYILLMLVVGVPLFFLELAAGQSIRQGSIGVWKCISPKLAGIGYSSCLVCFFVALYYNVIIGWSLFYLGNSFQNPLPWQNCPEGANGTVVKECAASSPTAYFWFRKALDITDSINEIGQFNSIMTGCLLAAWAIVCLGMFKGIKSSGKVMYFSSVFPYVVLLCFLIRGLLLDGAVDGLKYLLYPELSIWKDVQVWRQAATQVFFALGLGFGSVIAYSSYNPRHNNCHRDAIMVASVNFMTSVLASLVVFSVLGFRAKKITLSCVTQNLELLKFETGQHINITEPDAYNEWLQVAGPSLPINLTNCTMEREMNKGVEGTGLAFIAFTEAMTLFPGSPFWSALFFLMLLNLGLSTMFGTMEGILTPLYDNFASLAKRKTAFTVFSCTLGFLIGLLFTQRCGNYFVMMFDDYSATLPLIIVVVFETISVAWVYGADRFLDDIEKMLLWRPPRIYKYLWKYVCLFAMVGLLSASLVRMVLQRPTYKAYSQDLASEETLEYPDWALAVLSILIVCATLPVPVCFLYHTLREHFGQPAGGGGTSHSVVNGHYRPCSTTDPDATPVDARLMSEAGTPLTLAEDSQGLLFESEGVAESTGL from the exons ATGGAGAAAGCTCCGTTGCCTGGAGATGAACGGGACACAGGTGAGGCACAGCAGAGAGCCGTGGTGGACGTCGCTGGTGTGGACGGTACCGAGGCGGTGGTGGCGCGTGATGGCTGGGACAGTAAGCTAGAGTATGTGCTGGCCCAGGTGGGCTTCAGTGTGGGGCTGGGAAACGTGTGGAGGTTCCCATACCTCTGCCACCAAAATGGAGGAG GGGCCTTTCTGCTGCTCTACATCCTGCTGATGTTGGTGGTCGGCGTGCCCCTGTTCTTCCTGGAGCTTGCAGCCGGGCAGAGCATCCGGCAGGGCAGCATTGGTGTCTGGAAATGCATCTCCCCAAAACTGGCGGGGATTGGCTACTCCAGTTGCCTG GTGTGCTTCTTTGTGGCATTGTACTATAATGTGATCATTGGCTGGAGTCTGTTCTATCTGGGGAACTCCTTCCAAAACCCCCTGCCCTGGCAGAACTGTCCAGAGGGTGCCAACGGCACAG TGGTGAAGGAGTGTGCTGCTAGCTCGCCCACTGCATACTTTTGGTTCCGAAAAGCTTTGGACATAACAGACTCCATAAATGAGATTGGCCAGTTCAACTCCATCATGACCGGCTGTCTGCTTGCTGCCTGGGCAATCGTCTGCCTCGGCATGTTCAAGGGAATCAAGTCGTCTGGGAAG gTGATGTACTTCTCCTCCGTGTTTCCATAtgttgtgttgctgtgcttCCTCATCCGAGGCTTGCTGCTAGATGGAGCAGTGGATGGCCTCAAGTATCTGCTCTACCCAGAG ctgtcGATCTGGAAGGACGTGCAAGTGTGGCGGCAGGCCGCCACTCAGGTGTTCTTTGCGCTGGGCTTGGGCTTCGGGTCGGTTATCGCCTACTCCTCCTACAACCCGCGGCACAACAACTGCCACCGCGACGCCATCATGGTGGCCTCCGTCAACTTCATGACCTCCGTGCTGGCTTCGCTTGTCGTCTTCTCTGTACTCGGCTTCAGGGCCAAGAAAATCACCTTAAGCTGTGTTacaca GAATCTGGAGCTCCTGAAGTTTGAGACGGGTCAACATATTAACATCACTGAGCCCGACGCCTACAATGAGTGGCTTCAGGTGGCAGGCCCCAGCCTGCCCATAAACCTGACCAACTGcaccatggagagagagatgaataag ggggTTGAGGGCACTGGCCTGGCCTTCATAGCGTTCACGGAGGCCATGACTCTGTTTCCGGGCAGTCCCTTCTGGTCAGCACTCTTCTTCCTTATGCTCCTCAATCTGGGCCTCAGCACCATGTTTGGCACCATGGAGGGCATCCTCACCCCGCTCTATGACAACTTCGCCTCCCTCGCCAAACGCAAAACCGCCTTTACAG TGTTCAGCTGCACATTGGGCTTCCTCATCGGCCTGCTGTTTACCCAGCGGTGTGGTAACTACTTTGTGATGATGTTTGATGATTACTCTGCCACCCTGCCGCTCATCATTGTCGTGGTGTTCGAGACCATCAGTGTTGCTTGGGTCTACGGGGCGGATCG GTTTCTGGATGACATTGAGAAGATGCTTCTCTGGCGCCCCCCACGGATCTATAAGTACTTGTGGAagtatgtgtgtctctttgcTATGGTTGGGTTGCTTAGTGCCAGCCTCGTACGAATGGTTTTGCAGCGGCCCACCTACAAAGCCTACAGTCAGGATTTG GCATCTGAGGAGACTCTTGAGTACCCTGACTGGGCCCTGGCTGTTCTGTCCATTCTCATCGTCTGTGCCACTCTACCCGTTCCCGTCTGCTTCCTCTACCACACCCTCCGTGAGCACTTCGGCCAACCGGCTGGAGGGGGTGGGACCTCCCACAGCGTGGTGAACGGCCACTACAGACCGTGCAGCACCACAGACCCAGACGCCACGCCAGTGGACGCGCGACTGATGAGCGAAGCTGGAACTCCTTTGACGCTGGCCGAGGACAGCCAAGGGCTCCTCTTTGAGTCGGAAGGGGTGGCGGAGTCAACAGGGCTGTGA
- the LOC121700437 gene encoding sodium-dependent neutral amino acid transporter B(0)AT2-like isoform X2: protein MAVLCPVLHPGAFLLLYILLMLVVGVPLFFLELAAGQSIRQGSIGVWKCISPKLAGIGYSSCLVCFFVALYYNVIIGWSLFYLGNSFQNPLPWQNCPEGANGTVVKECAASSPTAYFWFRKALDITDSINEIGQFNSIMTGCLLAAWAIVCLGMFKGIKSSGKVMYFSSVFPYVVLLCFLIRGLLLDGAVDGLKYLLYPELSIWKDVQVWRQAATQVFFALGLGFGSVIAYSSYNPRHNNCHRDAIMVASVNFMTSVLASLVVFSVLGFRAKKITLSCVTQNLELLKFETGQHINITEPDAYNEWLQVAGPSLPINLTNCTMEREMNKGVEGTGLAFIAFTEAMTLFPGSPFWSALFFLMLLNLGLSTMFGTMEGILTPLYDNFASLAKRKTAFTVFSCTLGFLIGLLFTQRCGNYFVMMFDDYSATLPLIIVVVFETISVAWVYGADRFLDDIEKMLLWRPPRIYKYLWKYVCLFAMVGLLSASLVRMVLQRPTYKAYSQDLASEETLEYPDWALAVLSILIVCATLPVPVCFLYHTLREHFGQPAGGGGTSHSVVNGHYRPCSTTDPDATPVDARLMSEAGTPLTLAEDSQGLLFESEGVAESTGL from the exons ATGGCTGTCTTGTGTCCTGTCCTCCACCCAGGGGCCTTTCTGCTGCTCTACATCCTGCTGATGTTGGTGGTCGGCGTGCCCCTGTTCTTCCTGGAGCTTGCAGCCGGGCAGAGCATCCGGCAGGGCAGCATTGGTGTCTGGAAATGCATCTCCCCAAAACTGGCGGGGATTGGCTACTCCAGTTGCCTG GTGTGCTTCTTTGTGGCATTGTACTATAATGTGATCATTGGCTGGAGTCTGTTCTATCTGGGGAACTCCTTCCAAAACCCCCTGCCCTGGCAGAACTGTCCAGAGGGTGCCAACGGCACAG TGGTGAAGGAGTGTGCTGCTAGCTCGCCCACTGCATACTTTTGGTTCCGAAAAGCTTTGGACATAACAGACTCCATAAATGAGATTGGCCAGTTCAACTCCATCATGACCGGCTGTCTGCTTGCTGCCTGGGCAATCGTCTGCCTCGGCATGTTCAAGGGAATCAAGTCGTCTGGGAAG gTGATGTACTTCTCCTCCGTGTTTCCATAtgttgtgttgctgtgcttCCTCATCCGAGGCTTGCTGCTAGATGGAGCAGTGGATGGCCTCAAGTATCTGCTCTACCCAGAG ctgtcGATCTGGAAGGACGTGCAAGTGTGGCGGCAGGCCGCCACTCAGGTGTTCTTTGCGCTGGGCTTGGGCTTCGGGTCGGTTATCGCCTACTCCTCCTACAACCCGCGGCACAACAACTGCCACCGCGACGCCATCATGGTGGCCTCCGTCAACTTCATGACCTCCGTGCTGGCTTCGCTTGTCGTCTTCTCTGTACTCGGCTTCAGGGCCAAGAAAATCACCTTAAGCTGTGTTacaca GAATCTGGAGCTCCTGAAGTTTGAGACGGGTCAACATATTAACATCACTGAGCCCGACGCCTACAATGAGTGGCTTCAGGTGGCAGGCCCCAGCCTGCCCATAAACCTGACCAACTGcaccatggagagagagatgaataag ggggTTGAGGGCACTGGCCTGGCCTTCATAGCGTTCACGGAGGCCATGACTCTGTTTCCGGGCAGTCCCTTCTGGTCAGCACTCTTCTTCCTTATGCTCCTCAATCTGGGCCTCAGCACCATGTTTGGCACCATGGAGGGCATCCTCACCCCGCTCTATGACAACTTCGCCTCCCTCGCCAAACGCAAAACCGCCTTTACAG TGTTCAGCTGCACATTGGGCTTCCTCATCGGCCTGCTGTTTACCCAGCGGTGTGGTAACTACTTTGTGATGATGTTTGATGATTACTCTGCCACCCTGCCGCTCATCATTGTCGTGGTGTTCGAGACCATCAGTGTTGCTTGGGTCTACGGGGCGGATCG GTTTCTGGATGACATTGAGAAGATGCTTCTCTGGCGCCCCCCACGGATCTATAAGTACTTGTGGAagtatgtgtgtctctttgcTATGGTTGGGTTGCTTAGTGCCAGCCTCGTACGAATGGTTTTGCAGCGGCCCACCTACAAAGCCTACAGTCAGGATTTG GCATCTGAGGAGACTCTTGAGTACCCTGACTGGGCCCTGGCTGTTCTGTCCATTCTCATCGTCTGTGCCACTCTACCCGTTCCCGTCTGCTTCCTCTACCACACCCTCCGTGAGCACTTCGGCCAACCGGCTGGAGGGGGTGGGACCTCCCACAGCGTGGTGAACGGCCACTACAGACCGTGCAGCACCACAGACCCAGACGCCACGCCAGTGGACGCGCGACTGATGAGCGAAGCTGGAACTCCTTTGACGCTGGCCGAGGACAGCCAAGGGCTCCTCTTTGAGTCGGAAGGGGTGGCGGAGTCAACAGGGCTGTGA